aaaaaatttcaaatttcaaattttttaaagaataaaaaaaatgaatagaaaaacagaaaaatcaaataagatttTCCATATGAAACGATGGAAACtatttttcgggtttttttttcatattttagccaaacaacggaaaataatgtcatttttctagaaaataactttccggaaaataattttcgaaaatgtcatatttttcgcgaaacaaactaAACCTCAATGGCGGAGTTAAAATTCAAGACCGTTTGTTTCTTTTAAGTCAATCATACTAAGTCTggtgtgtatgtatatatatgatcacatttatcaaataaaagaaaaattgctaaaatgTGCATATACTTAGGCTAGATGTGATAACGGTTCTCATGCTCCAACCGCCTGTCTTAAAACACGATCTTCATTATTCAAACGTGTATAATGAGTACTGGCCTCTGTCCTTCGTTTGGTCTCCTCGCCATCAGTTCAACATCACTATCAGGAGAGCCTTCCCAACTTCGACAACGCGAGGTCGGAACAACCTCCGATCTATTTCCCTCCGAAAAACCAATTAATCCATGCTCCCGGAAGAAGCTGTTAGCAGTTTCCGAAAGCTTGGACCGAAGGGAGGAATCCCCGGGGCGAATCGCGCTCGGGCAAGGCCAATGAGAATAGAAGAAAGAAGCCACATATACCAACACCGAGGATGCCGAGACAACGCCGGTGATGATGAAGAGCCCTCCGAAGCTGTCCACGCTCAGGCTAAGATTGTCCGACAGGATCGCAGCATCCTGATCTTGGCACGAGCTTTGGCTGCTGAAGTATTTTCTTTCGATCGCGTCCATTTTCTCTTTATCTTGAGTGACATTCAAGATTGCCCTTGAAAAGTGGGAGACCAAAGGAGACCCCAATGGAAAGGCCTGATGAATAAATGGTTATGTTAGTCCGTGGCTTTTATCCTAAGAAAGACTTTTCGTGCACGAACGCGTCAAATGTGTATCAGGTGTATCGAGCCCGTGCgcaggtgtactaatttgaagcttttcgtcatatcaacaaaaaaaaaaaaagcttatctTCTCATGCAAGTTGCACTTGCCCATGaccgagcgagcgagagagagagagacttacaaaGCCAAACCCGTCGGTTTTATAGGTTGGTCCTACCATTTGGTACTTGTTGCAATATCTGGTAAGGAAGATTTTCATATATGGCAGTTCATCAAATATTGCCGCTACTCCTCCGTTATCGCTTCCTTTCGAAAGCGCCTCGTGGTATTCCTCCGGCGAGCCATAAGGAATGAGTCTGGACTCGTTGAATTTGAGCTGTCGCACGAGAAGTCCTTTCACGAAAGAATCTTTCTGATACCCGACGAAAAGGCGATCCGTTATCAAGTCTTGCACGTCGACAAACTTCGGCCGTAAGCGTTGCACGGTCAAAAACGAAGCTAAATTTGCAGTATAGCTTTGAGTCAGGATAAGCACCACAAATACCCATACGATAAGCACAAGCCTTGTCAAGTTGTTTGCAATCTTCTCTCCTACATTGATGAAAATCGCAGTGAATTGCCAAAGAAAGACCGAGCTAAAAACAACAGGAGCAGAGTGAAATACGGAAGCCGGTTACCGTCTAGGAGACCGGtgaagaaaatcttagcaacaAACAAGGCGCGATCGTTTTGGAAGGACTTACTGTGAGCAAACACCAGTGTGGAGAAGGAAAACCAGAGTAGAAAACCGATTTGTTCACTACGACGACCCCTAAATTCTTCATTCGTACGATGTTCGAGCAGCCACACCACTAACCCAGTAGAAATGAAAGCCAAACCGGTCGTTAGCCAGAGATTCCAACTCAACGGTTTTAAGAAGACCCACATGTTCCTCCGCTCGTCATCCTTAATGGCGACTACCATTGCTACACCGGATTCTGAGTAGGGAAGTGTGAAATCGACGTAGGTCGAGCGATCCGCAACAATAGTCGTGTCTCCTACAACGGCTTCGAATTTCTGCATCATCATGTCCTCATTTGAGTTCAACATCCAAGGTTTAAACACAAGCCATGTATGTCAATGACAATGTGCATATTTATGTTGTGGGAACTACTTCAGCAAGGAAATTTTAACATGTACAGAACAAAAGCTCAAacaagattttgaaataatGCACCTAATGATGAGGACATTTATGTATTCCTTTTTCTCATCCAGTCTACTTATCAAGGAATAGCAGGTTAAAGTTTGAAGAAAAAGCATCGACTGACCTGAAGTTTAATTTTGTACAGCATATCATCATAAGTTCCTTCACTTTGCCTGCTCTCATTCACAAAAGGTACATACTGGTAAGGAACAGCGAAAGGCAATGCTCGCAGTCTTGCGAGAAACATGTCATGGACGAATCCCGAGTAGCTGGGCACGCCCGTATGCGGATCCCATTCGATTTTGAAAAACTCGCTAAAGCCATCTTTCTTTGGAACCCCGATCTTTAGTTTCTTTCCCGATATCGGCATCACCCAACCTTTCGGTGGCTTTCGTGTATGTCCTGGCCAAATAGGGGCTTTCAAATTTATGGCCGAAGCTGTATAATCTACCTTTGTTGATGAGTTCAATTCGGGTGAAAGTCCTTGTCCCGAAGTCCAATATCCGATGATTTTCTCCGTCTGTCCTACAACGTTAAAGATTTCGAATGCAGTGGGATGAAGTTCGCCGTCGCGCAAGTTAAATTCTCCGCtaaggccttgaaagttgatgCTTAGAATGTGTTCGAGCAATTTTGGACCCATCTCCGAAATCCCCATAGACGAAAAGTTGAGATTATTTCTGCTGGTATTCGGCTTTAAGTATCTAGACAGTGCA
This genomic interval from Rhodamnia argentea isolate NSW1041297 chromosome 4, ASM2092103v1, whole genome shotgun sequence contains the following:
- the LOC115736226 gene encoding glutamate receptor 2.8-like produces the protein MEGQTSCLILALLCFLHLTSSSIGISSVPEENPAKEMIRVGLVFSMSSSLGKVVENCISMAHSDFYGAHPDYRTRLSLLVRDAKDDAVDAASAVVDLMENDEVHAILGPEWSSQAKFVIDLGAKARVPIISFSATSPSLSPMRSHYFVRTAYNDSSQVGALAAVVQAYGWREITLVYEDTDYGNGLVPYLVDAFQEVDAQIPYRSVIPPSAKDVDIVKELNKLLTMQTRVFLVHMTAAIGSRFFVLASNAKMMSEEFAWIVTDGLSSSLDPVSSNALNSMRGVLGVRPHLPPLESNRDFEKRWTKLRAEINSHNEIADLSLFGLWAYDTVTALALVGERAWDPALSRYLKPNTSRNNLNFSSMGISEMGPKLLEHILSINFQGLSGEFNLRDGELHPTAFEIFNVVGQTEKIIGYWTSGQGLSPELNSSTKVDYTASAINLKAPIWPGHTRKPPKGWVMPISGKKLKIGVPKKDGFSEFFKIEWDPHTGVPSYSGFVHDMFLARLRALPFAVPYQYVPFVNESRQSEGTYDDMLYKIKLQKFEAVVGDTTIVADRSTYVDFTLPYSESGVAMVVAIKDDERRNMWVFLKPLSWNLWLTTGLAFISTGLVVWLLEHRTNEEFRGRRSEQIGFLLWFSFSTLVFAHREKIANNLTRLVLIVWVFVVLILTQSYTANLASFLTVQRLRPKFVDVQDLITDRLFVGYQKDSFVKGLLVRQLKFNESRLIPYGSPEEYHEALSKGSDNGGVAAIFDELPYMKIFLTRYCNKYQMVGPTYKTDGFGFAFPLGSPLVSHFSRAILNVTQDKEKMDAIERKYFSSQSSCQDQDAAILSDNLSLSVDSFGGLFIITGVVSASSVLVYVASFFYSHWPCPSAIRPGDSSLRSKLSETANSFFREHGLIGFSEGNRSEVVPTSRCRSWEGSPDSDVELMARRPNEGQRPVLIIHV